The Mycosarcoma maydis chromosome 22, whole genome shotgun sequence genome contains the following window.
AGAACCACGAAGAAGAGTGTGTGAGTATTGGTTACCGTCGGCGTGCTTCGGTCTTGGTCGTGTTCCCTTTGTTCGCAAGCTTGTACCTGCTCCTTGCTATCTCGTCTTGCAGCTTGGCACATTTCCATCACACGATCCAAGTTGGAGAGCAGTTAGAGACCAATGTCGCTGCTCATCAACCTCGCCAATCCGAGGCTTGACCCACCGCTGCTCAGCGCTGGCTTCGCGATTGGTGCCTGTACGCTGTTCACGTTCAGCTATGTCGCCTCGCTCTACGTATCGCCCGCAGGCCGTGTCATGGGCACCACGGATGCGTCTGGCAAGACTGTCGATCGCGACCATCCGGTTGTTATCCGCGCTCGGATCAAGACGGCTTCGCTCGCAACCGCGTTGACGGTGGTCGCTACCGGGGTGGTGTTGTGGGTCAAACGCATCATACCCAGATCAGGCTGGTTGTTGGATACGTTGAATGCGGCAAGGCTGCTGGGATTGCCATTGCCCGTACCGAGCGTATTGAGCAGTAGCATGATTCCCCTAGATCCGCCTCTTGCAAACTACCTGGCCAAGCTCACTGTGCACGTAGGCGCACCTCTGCTTCTCACAGCTATGCTCTTCTTAGGACCACTCTACGTAGCGTTTCTCGACCAACAACTGCCGTTGCAACGTTACTTTTGCTACCGTCGAGATGTGGTTGACAAGTTTACCTCGCTCACTGGCATCCGAAATTACCTCGTCGGTCCGCTCACTGAAGAACTCGTCTTTCGTTGCACCATTCTCACGCCGCTCCTCTTCTCTGGCGTCTCACGCACCAAACTCATCTTGCTCACTCCGGCGTTCTTTGCGATTGCGCACGCGCATCATGCTTACAATGTCTGGTTGCAAGGTGGTCGCACCAAACACGCCGCACTCACAGGCTTGCTGACAGCGACACTACAGTTGTGTTATACAGGCGTCTTCGGTTGGTATGCCAACTTTTTGTTCTTGAGAAGTGCCTCGGTTGTCGCGCCTTTTGGTGCGCATGTGTGGTGCAATCTCATGGGGCTACCGGATCCCGTAGGTGCTGAGCAGAGACATGCCAAGAGCAAGTGGCTCATTTGGTCTGTGCATGCGATAGGCATCGTCCTGTTCGCAAAGTGCCTATTCCCTCTTACCTCGTCCGCGGTTTTCGGCGGTTCTTTGTACTGGTAGACACACCTTCCGCCCCCCATCGGCTGTAGACAGAAGCTCGCAGACGAAATACACACGCTGCTTGGTGGCGCGATCAGAAGACCAAGCTGGTCAGCTTGGCCAACTCGACCTCGCGCGGTCCTAGCGCAGCCAGCCAGCGCTCGTATGCATAATCATGATGTGTGCCGAGCCACGATGTGAGCGCACGAGAAGAGTTGcgcgtcgatctgcgcgCCGACAGGGTGGCTGGCGATTGCAAGTGTTCGCCCCGAGATTCGAGCGCCTGCGATTCGTGCTGCAGCGACGCGTGAATCGAGGCGAGATCCTCATCGATCATCGCCATGAGCCGAACGATGGGTGCATAGTCGATGACCAGAGAGTCGGGGAGtagcgagcaagagcaatTGTGCGTGAGCAGAGGTGCGACCAAGCCGTGTAGTCGCGCCGCTTGGCGTCTTTGCAGCGTGTTGAGCAGAGTCCGAGTCATCCTGACCTGACCGATCTGATGCACACCATCGCTAGTCACGATCGACGCCATACCCGCCACACCCAAGCGTGCATGAAGCTCTGCCAACGTCGATCTGTACTCGACCTCGCCACTTGGTGTCAGTGCCTGCCTCTGCTGATGCCTCGCCAGCGGTTGAGCCACCAGCTGCACCCATGACCCCCACTGTCTCGACGACGCCTGTACGTCCACACCCGCATCCCCGAATTCTTCCGCGTCCTGTCGCCCCAAGCACGTCTCCAACACGTCCGCTAGACTGCTCGACTCTGCTGCGCTAGCCACAGCTTTCATGCTCGCCTGCTTGGCCGCTTGTGATTCGCTGAATGCTCGCTTCTGCGCTTCTTCGTACGAGATGCGTCGAGTGGTACAGGCGAGATGGCCGAACTGCATCTGAGTGAGCGCTTGTCGCAGGTCGGCTGTCGCTTCTCCTTGCGCATCTAGCGCTGCCTCGGTACCGGGCAAGTCGTACACCATTGCTTCAATTACGTCGGCTCTGACAAACCGTCCCATCTGCGCCGCTACAGTTTGCAGCCATGGTACCACTCCTTTTTCCAAGCCAGGCTTGACGTACTCTAGCACCTGCTGAACGggcaaatcgtgaacgggcaccaagtcgagctcgttgcAGACGACCACCACAGGACGTTTGCTCTCTGCCACAAGCTCCACCACGGCAGCCCAAAATCCCTTGTCTTCTTCGAACAGAACGTCGGCTTCTTCGATCAGGATGAGCGATTGTCGGATCGCCGGCGAGGCTGCGTTCGATCCAACACCGGCGGTACAAGCTGCCGACGTGCAGGGATGCGGTCTCCTGAACGTTGCACCTCCACCAACGCCACCGGATGCAACCATGTGGTTACGTCCCAGATCGCCGACAGCGGCGAGAAGCTCTTTCCCGCTACGCTTGCCCATACCTGGGTACAGCTCAAACACTTCGTAGCCGAGTTCGACGGCGCATGCATAGACCGACGCTGTTTTGCCGCTGCCACTGGGTCCGGTCAGGATCATGCAGTTGGTGAGCCTGTCGAGAGACGCGTATTCCTTGGGATGCACAGTATGAAATGCGTGACGTGATGCGTACTCTTCCGACTGGCTGGTTGCGGGTGCTgaagatgcagatgcagatgtcgatgcagatgcaagaGTGGCTTGAGATGACTTGACCTCGTCAACACCCTCATCGTCGGTGAGTGAACAAGTGCGGTGGATCTTGGCAAACCTGCCGAACCATTTGTCGTTGGCAATCGACTGGTCGTACTCGCCGATaacgtcgtcgtcgtcgtccgcgtcgtcgtcgacgatgaaATCACCCAAGCCGTCGctgtcgttgtcgtcgctATAGCCTCGTCTCGCCCTTCTGCGTTTGGTGCGATCCACGCGTCGCTGGACGGCGTGTTTGCGCTTATGATCCGAGGTGGTGACCGAGCCAGGTGCAGCTACCAGCAAACGGCGCAGCCAGTCCAGCAGATAGCACGCCGCGGTTTCGTTGCCCACGCAGGCACACGAGAGGTGTGGCCGAAATGCATCGGTCCACATTTGCCCCGAGGAACGACAGGATTCCGCTTGCTTGCCTAccaaggcagcagcaagtgGAGAAACACGCTCCATCTTGGCCTGTCGTACAAAGTCGTCTGTACAGCCAAACTCAGCCGAGCCAGTCAGCGTGATGCCGTTGAGCGGCGGCTGAGGTCGAGTGCGATTCATCTGGGTGACAAAGTCGGTCGGTGGCGGATCGTGACTTTTCCTTGGCGAGGGGCTTGACGATCGCGACTGCCAGCGAGACCGAAACGCTACGAGGTTAGAACGAGCTTTGGATAGCAGCTCGTTCTCGTCATCCGCGAGCCCTGCCACATGCATGTCTTGCTGTGTGGGCCAAGGAGCGTTTCTTGGTTTCTTTGGCTTGGATGAAGAAGTTCTTTGAGTTGCAAACAGGCTCCAGGAAGCGGGTGCACTGTTGAAGAGTGAGTTAGACGCTGTTGCAGAGGCCTTGACCTGTCCGTTTGCGTGATGCGGCGGTCCGGTCTTTCCGTCGTCTCCGCCCTCGCCCGCGACGTGTATTGGCGGAGCAGACGGTTGCTTTGGCTTCTTTGCAAAGAAGGGATGAGGAATCGCCGATGCCGCCGTACTGGAGCGCTTGACTGCAAGACTGGTTGGTTTtggctcgacttgcttggACGGATGCTGCGATCGAGTTGAAGATGGAGGTGTACAAGATCTCGAGGCTTGGGCGTTTGACGCAGTTGCAGACTGATGCTCATCCTTGTCGATCGAAGCATGCGAATACGACTCGAAAAGCTCAAACGCGCCTGTACGCTGCGCATCGCTGAGGCAAGGCTCGTCCGTCTTTGACTGGCGCGGCTGCTTGGGCACCTTGGGCACCTTGGCGGCCTCTCTTGCCTGGAGCTTTGCTTGTCGCTTTTCCTCCTTGCGCCTTGCGGCCTCTTGCGCTCTATCTGCGCGAAGCACTGCCTTGAGATCCTCACGGTACGAAACAGGTGGTtttgctcgactcgaacgaGCACGTCGTTTCTGCTCCGTGTCCGAGTCGTCGTTCGAGTCGGTTGATTGAGACGAAGGGCCGCCCGGTTGGAAGAATGGATGAACGCGTGGCGGCGGCCTGCTTATGCATTCtgatgctggtgcagcAGTGACAGCTGGAGTGGACATCTCAGCGCTGGACAGAGCATCTGTCTCGGTTGCCAAAGATACATCCGCCTGCGGCGTTGATGCAAGGATGCTGGCGCTTGGGGTGACGGCACAAGAAGATGGCCACGAGGCCGCTGTCGCATCAGTGTCCTGAAGTATCTTGTCTGGAATTGGCATCTCGTTTAGCTGGTCTGGATTCGTCGCAGTTGGTGGTGAGCTCAAGAACAGCGCTGGGTCGAGCTGCAGTTCAAGAGTCTGTTGTTGATGTTGCTCAGAACGGTAGTGTGCGTGTACGACATGTTGCTGACCAGCATCGAAGGGTGATGGAGCCGCGTCGTGAGCTGGCGCAGCCCATGGCAAAGTGGGTTGTCTCATGACACTGCCATCAGCTCGTTTGGGCGTGGCGTTTGGGTCGGGGTGTGGTgggttggtggtggtggaccACGtcgaattcacgattcgtgatcgaAAGCGAAAAGTGTGCTTCTCTGCTGTGTCATTTTCATCTACGCGACGCGACCTGGCGCGACTGAGGCGTGAGAGAGGCAAAGAGCCACGCACGTTACACAGGCACGTCCCTCACGCCTGTGAAGCACGTGGGCACAAGCCTGAGCGTGGGGAAGCGAGCTGTTTTGCTGTTAGGTTGTGCGTCTCTCACATAGCGATGACGGttccacgattcacgattcctcTGACGCCAGCAAGATGACGTCGTTGAGCTGCCCAGAACGGCGCTCGTGACTACAGGGTCGAGGATTGCTTAGGGGGTCGGTTCGTCGATCTGTACATACGATGGTGGTTTTGAACGAGTGCTGACGTACAGTGCGACACCACAGGCAGGGTCTGAgccaattcgtgattgtgaatcatgCAAGTTTGTCCGTGTTTGAGCTCTCCCATAAATGCTCTGCTCGATGCACTGCTTCTTGACAGGCATCCAGCCAACCAGCATCACAGCTTGACATCCACCTTGAATCAACGACATGAGTGCAGGTGACAAGATTGGCGGTGTCTTGAAAGGGTAAGTCTCCTCTGGACCACCGAACCCCTGCACATGCCACTAGTTCACACGCTGATGCGCTCACccgtcatcct
Protein-coding sequences here:
- a CDS encoding CAAX prenyl protease (related to CAAX prenyl protease 2), with product MSLLINLANPRLDPPLLSAGFAIGACTLFTFSYVASLYVSPAGRVMGTTDASGKTVDRDHPVVIRARIKTASLATALTVVATGVVLWVKRIIPRSGWLLDTLNAARLLGLPLPVPSVLSSSMIPLDPPLANYLAKLTVHVGAPLLLTAMLFLGPLYVAFLDQQLPLQRYFCYRRDVVDKFTSLTGIRNYLVGPLTEELVFRCTILTPLLFSGVSRTKLILLTPAFFAIAHAHHAYNVWLQGGRTKHAALTGLLTATLQLCYTGVFGWYANFLFLRSASVVAPFGAHVWCNLMGLPDPVGAEQRHAKSKWLIWSVHAIGIVLFAKCLFPLTSSAVFGGSLYW